The genome window TCGCAATGGAAAATTCTCGTCTGGATAAGGAAGGAATGGATCGAATCCAAAAGTTTCCTCTCCGCCTCCAATTCTCAGAAAAAAAGATACTACGAATCCTGCCACAGCACCAATACGATTCGCACCTTTATAAAATAAAGCCATAGTTAGCTGAGGAAAAAGCACAACATAGACAAGATCAGCACATAGAAACCAAAGCGCATAGACACTTTGAACTTGGAGAGAAATCGCAGTAGCGATTGCACCAATCACTACGATGCCAATTTGCACTACCCTTTTTACTTCTTTCGGATTCTCCTGTTTATCTGTAGGATTTTTTTTACGATAGTCCGTAAACGGCTTATAGATATTCCAATAAAACATAGAACTCGCAGAAAGTATGGAAGAGTCAATAGATGACATCACTGCTGCTGCAACGGCTGCGAGCCCAACGGTTGCAATCAGTGGAGGCGTTAGGTGCTGCAAAACATAAGGAAGAATTAAAGAATAACTGGGCGGGGCTTCTATATTTAAAGAGTCCCAATCTGCAGTAGCTCCAGCTATTCCAATTATAATGGATGGTATTGCCATCAGAATGCATCCTATTGCTGCAATATAAGATAGTTGCCTTGCTTGTTTAGGGGACTGTGCAGATAGAACCCTTTGAAAGTAAACTTGCCAAGGAATTCCTCCTAGCGCTAAAAGAAAAACAGAATCTATCCAGGTAAGACCCGAACTACCGAAGAAAAATTTCCAATCCGGAAATATTTTGCCTGCGTCTCCCATTCTTTCTCCATATAAATTCCAAGATGCAATTAAGCCACCTTGCGAATCGGTAACATAAGGAATAGCAATTGCAAGTCCAATTAATATACAAAAAAGTTGAAGAACATCTGTATAAGCGACTGCCATTAAGCCACCTAATACAGTATATCCGATTGCAACGATTGAAGAAATTAAAATTGATGATTGGAAATCATATCCGAGTACAACTCCAAAGGTCGTTCCCAATGCCGTAAGAATTGCTGAGCTCCAGAAAATTTCCCCGATTAATGCTGGAATAAACAATAAAGCTGCAATCTTCTTACCATATCTCTGCTCAAAAGGATCAAGCATAGTTGTATAGCCCAACGACCTCATTTTTCCAGCGAAGAATATTCCACCTAACACGAGGCTGATTGCATATCCCCAGGGAGCGATTACCCATACCAATCCTTGCTCAGGATCTGCAACAGCCTCAGCAGTCCCATTGATATAACCACCTCCGACCCAGGTAGCCGTCATTGTGAATATTCCTACAAAGAAAGGAATTTTTCTTCCAGCAAGAATTAGATCGCTCGAACTGTCGATTTCATCTTTTCTTGATGCA of Leptospira sp. GIMC2001 contains these proteins:
- a CDS encoding sodium:solute symporter family protein; the protein is MYASRKDEIDSSSDLILAGRKIPFFVGIFTMTATWVGGGYINGTAEAVADPEQGLVWVIAPWGYAISLVLGGIFFAGKMRSLGYTTMLDPFEQRYGKKIAALLFIPALIGEIFWSSAILTALGTTFGVVLGYDFQSSILISSIVAIGYTVLGGLMAVAYTDVLQLFCILIGLAIAIPYVTDSQGGLIASWNLYGERMGDAGKIFPDWKFFFGSSGLTWIDSVFLLALGGIPWQVYFQRVLSAQSPKQARQLSYIAAIGCILMAIPSIIIGIAGATADWDSLNIEAPPSYSLILPYVLQHLTPPLIATVGLAAVAAAVMSSIDSSILSASSMFYWNIYKPFTDYRKKNPTDKQENPKEVKRVVQIGIVVIGAIATAISLQVQSVYALWFLCADLVYVVLFPQLTMALFYKGANRIGAVAGFVVSFFLRIGGGEETFGFDPFLPYPDENFPLRSFSMVMGLLTIYFVSLITQKWSKSIDLKSKFNT